One genomic segment of Streptomyces sp. TLI_146 includes these proteins:
- the mycP gene encoding type VII secretion-associated serine protease mycosin: MLKPFRKPVLVGVATAVAALAPAPSAHAAPVPPALGIDGSGECTFPMKKQIEGRPWSLQRVLFDELWQDTKGKGVRVAVIDTGVDIANPQLKSAVDAKSGTDYLKPEKDGSGEQNDKRGKTGGTVDEVGHGTKVAGIIAARPRAGTGFVGLAPEATIIPIRQNDEKNSGKTDTMAKAIDHAIAQHADVINISQDTTEPQGPNSDLAKAVRRALDKQIVVVASAGNDGMDGKAKDTYPAAFPGVLAVASSDRNNERAVFSQPGTFVGVAAPGVDVVSTVPGNGQCSDNGTSFSAPYVAGVAALLRAKYPYATTKWTAAQIIARIEQTAERSVNGHDNFVGWGVVDPVRAVTDDSPPEEAAHPDPGPPKAAAPEVAALALSETPQERNERYATYALGIAALLVAVVAGTATVIRDARKRGLQKVNGVSGRT, encoded by the coding sequence ATGCTGAAGCCATTCAGGAAGCCGGTGCTGGTGGGCGTGGCCACGGCCGTCGCCGCCCTGGCGCCCGCCCCGTCCGCGCACGCCGCACCCGTGCCGCCCGCCCTCGGGATCGACGGCAGCGGCGAGTGCACCTTCCCCATGAAGAAGCAGATCGAGGGCCGTCCCTGGTCGCTCCAGCGGGTGCTCTTCGACGAGCTGTGGCAGGACACCAAGGGCAAGGGCGTACGGGTCGCGGTCATCGACACCGGTGTCGACATCGCCAACCCGCAGCTCAAGTCCGCGGTCGACGCCAAGAGCGGCACGGACTACCTCAAGCCCGAGAAGGACGGCTCGGGCGAGCAGAACGACAAGCGCGGCAAGACGGGCGGCACGGTCGACGAGGTCGGCCACGGCACCAAGGTCGCGGGCATCATCGCCGCGCGCCCCCGCGCGGGCACCGGTTTCGTCGGCCTGGCGCCCGAGGCCACGATCATCCCGATCCGCCAGAACGACGAGAAGAACAGCGGCAAGACGGACACGATGGCGAAGGCCATCGACCACGCCATCGCGCAGCACGCCGACGTCATCAACATCTCGCAGGACACGACCGAGCCGCAGGGCCCCAACTCGGATCTCGCGAAGGCCGTTCGGCGGGCGCTGGACAAGCAGATCGTGGTGGTCGCCTCGGCGGGCAACGACGGCATGGACGGCAAGGCGAAGGACACCTACCCGGCGGCCTTCCCGGGCGTCCTCGCGGTCGCGTCGTCGGACCGCAACAACGAGCGCGCGGTGTTCTCGCAGCCGGGAACGTTCGTCGGGGTCGCGGCGCCGGGCGTCGACGTCGTCTCGACCGTGCCGGGCAACGGCCAGTGCTCGGACAACGGCACGAGCTTCTCCGCCCCGTACGTCGCCGGGGTCGCCGCGCTGCTGCGCGCCAAGTACCCGTACGCGACGACGAAGTGGACGGCCGCGCAGATCATCGCGCGGATCGAGCAGACGGCGGAGCGCTCCGTCAACGGGCACGACAACTTCGTCGGGTGGGGCGTGGTCGACCCGGTCCGCGCGGTGACCGACGACTCGCCCCCGGAGGAGGCCGCCCACCCGGACCCCGGCCCGCCCAAGGCCGCGGCCCCCGAGGTGGCCGCGCTGGCGCTCTCCGAGACGCCCCAGGAGCGCAACGAGCGGTACGCCACGTACGCGTTGGGCATCGCCGCCCTGCTGGTGGCGGTGGTCGCGGGCACGGCGACGGTGATCCGGGACGCCCGCAAGCGGGGTTTGCAGAAGGTGAACGGCGTTTCGGGACGAACCTGA
- the mycP gene encoding type VII secretion-associated serine protease mycosin encodes MFSSARSVRSRSALLGAAVAAALACSVGTAPAALADDMRSKQWYLDAMDADAMWKVSTGRGITVAVIDSGVRSEPELAGRVLEGRDFTGSGGSLKDADGHGTDMAVTISGSGTGGGVKGLAPDAKILSVRAAVGNNEFGAMLTLAKAIRYTAETDARVINISRAGNAPGEREKQELASAVDYALSKGKLIFAGSGNGGDKGNPVEYPAATPGVVAVGSVGTDGKLSKFSSTGSHVGLAAPGDKIPAHCSDGNGYCEARGTSYATALTSATAALIWSAHPNWTGNQVLRVMMETAGHNGKVPSQYIGYGTVRPAQVLLKGNGNPGPADVNPLLAARGGAAATTSPSPADTADKGAGGGDQEKPQAGEAADSASEDKDSAPWTVIAIIAAAVVLIGGAVTAVRVRNKRA; translated from the coding sequence ATGTTCAGCTCAGCCCGCTCGGTGCGCAGCCGCTCGGCACTTCTCGGTGCCGCGGTGGCTGCCGCGCTGGCCTGCTCCGTCGGCACGGCGCCGGCGGCGCTCGCCGACGACATGCGGTCCAAGCAGTGGTACCTGGACGCGATGGACGCGGACGCCATGTGGAAGGTCAGCACCGGCAGGGGCATCACGGTCGCGGTGATCGACAGCGGTGTCCGGTCCGAGCCGGAGCTGGCCGGACGCGTCCTGGAGGGCCGTGACTTCACCGGATCGGGTGGCTCTCTGAAGGACGCGGACGGGCACGGTACGGACATGGCGGTGACCATCTCCGGCAGTGGCACGGGTGGTGGCGTCAAGGGGCTGGCGCCCGACGCGAAGATCCTTTCTGTCAGGGCGGCTGTCGGGAACAATGAGTTCGGCGCCATGCTCACTCTGGCCAAGGCGATCCGCTACACGGCTGAGACGGATGCCCGCGTCATCAATATTTCGCGTGCGGGCAATGCCCCCGGTGAGCGGGAGAAGCAGGAACTCGCCTCCGCCGTCGACTACGCCCTCTCCAAGGGCAAGTTGATCTTCGCCGGTTCGGGCAACGGCGGCGACAAGGGCAACCCGGTCGAGTACCCGGCCGCGACGCCCGGCGTCGTGGCGGTCGGCTCGGTCGGCACCGACGGCAAGCTGTCCAAGTTCTCCAGCACCGGCAGCCATGTCGGGCTCGCCGCGCCGGGGGACAAGATCCCGGCGCACTGCAGCGACGGCAACGGTTACTGCGAGGCCCGGGGAACCAGTTACGCCACCGCCCTAACCTCCGCCACAGCCGCCCTAATCTGGTCCGCCCACCCGAACTGGACCGGCAACCAGGTGCTGCGCGTGATGATGGAGACCGCCGGGCACAACGGCAAGGTGCCGAGCCAGTACATCGGGTACGGCACCGTCCGCCCCGCCCAGGTCCTCCTCAAGGGGAACGGCAACCCGGGCCCCGCCGACGTAAATCCGCTGCTCGCCGCCCGAGGCGGTGCGGCAGCCACGACTTCCCCCTCTCCCGCAGACACGGCAGACAAGGGGGCAGGCGGTGGCGACCAGGAGAAGCCGCAGGCCGGTGAGGCCGCGGACTCGGCGTCCGAGGACAAGGACTCCGCGCCCTGGACCGTCATCGCCATCATCGCCGCGGCCGTCGTCCTCATCGGCGGCGCCGTCACGGCGGTACGTGTACGCAACAAGCGAGCGTGA
- a CDS encoding WXG100 family type VII secretion target gives MSSNPGGQSIGYEAVTKAKNAIEETAHDMSQQIRVLADAIATVGAGWTGSGADQFKIAQDTLNTRHDDIRRKLDVLYNAVIGTKNLNQQNDEEVDAAFRAINAQGGATSGGVPNTSGINGL, from the coding sequence ATGAGCTCCAACCCCGGTGGTCAGAGCATTGGCTACGAGGCCGTCACCAAGGCCAAGAACGCCATTGAGGAAACCGCCCACGACATGAGCCAGCAGATCCGCGTGCTGGCCGACGCGATCGCCACGGTCGGGGCGGGCTGGACCGGTTCCGGTGCCGACCAGTTCAAGATCGCTCAGGACACGCTGAACACGCGTCACGACGACATCCGCCGCAAGCTGGACGTCCTCTACAACGCCGTGATCGGTACGAAGAACCTCAACCAGCAGAACGACGAAGAGGTCGACGCCGCGTTCCGGGCGATCAACGCCCAGGGCGGTGCCACCAGCGGTGGCGTGCCCAACACCTCCGGCATCAACGGTCTCTAG
- a CDS encoding WXG100 family type VII secretion target, with protein MGDLGPDLKIRYENVQEIANSIRAISKRIMDDLSRMESAVNVVASTWDGEAHGQYLKVQKDYRRDAHDIQQTLEKIAKTIEHGKASYHQTDVKASRLFTEAY; from the coding sequence ATGGGTGACTTGGGTCCCGACCTCAAGATTCGGTATGAGAACGTCCAGGAGATCGCGAACAGCATCCGCGCCATCTCCAAGCGCATCATGGACGACCTCAGCCGTATGGAATCGGCCGTCAACGTCGTCGCCAGCACCTGGGACGGCGAGGCGCACGGTCAGTACCTGAAGGTCCAGAAGGACTACCGGCGCGACGCGCACGACATCCAGCAGACGCTGGAGAAGATCGCCAAGACGATCGAGCACGGCAAGGCCAGTTACCACCAGACCGACGTCAAGGCGTCGCGGCTGTTCACCGAGGCCTACTGA
- a CDS encoding DUF397 domain-containing protein: MGSEREKEELYALDISGAEWVSAPGTEEAEERVEIAHLPGGAVAMRSSLDPDTVLRYTEAEWTAFVLGARDGEFDLR; the protein is encoded by the coding sequence ATGGGCAGCGAACGTGAGAAGGAAGAGCTGTACGCCCTGGACATCTCGGGCGCGGAGTGGGTGAGCGCGCCCGGCACCGAGGAGGCGGAGGAGCGGGTGGAGATCGCCCACCTGCCCGGCGGCGCCGTCGCGATGCGGTCGTCCCTCGACCCGGACACCGTGCTGCGGTACACGGAGGCGGAGTGGACGGCGTTCGTCCTGGGGGCACGGGACGGTGAGTTCGACCTGCGCTGA
- the eccCa gene encoding type VII secretion protein EccCa, with translation MSQIVVKRPPRSLPPEVSSDELRLEGPPELPRGQQESMLMQLLPMLGMGSSVVFFFMPNSAPFMKIMGALMLVSTLAMVIAQVVKFRKGAQGQVADVRRDYLKYLAQTRRTVRKTARRQRDAQLYLHPAPEQLWPVVAEGSRVWERRVGDDDFGQARIGLGAQQLATPLIAPETAPVDELEPLCAGAMQQFLAVHGSLDGLPMAVSMRAFYHVTVSGDPDAAQSAARALVAQLVTLHSPDDLMVAVVAAPGAVARWDWTKWLPHTQVPGQVDGAGTKRLFGDDLGELELLLHSRLDGRPRFSRDNQPVLDQPHLVVVLDGGMVPPDSAFAAAEGLQGVTIIEVVPGELDEPRGGLSVVVRPNRLRLESGFGLAYEGVPDQMSLPAAEALARQLAPLQMGTGDDDEPLLANLDFTDLLNLGDAGSIDVARTWRPRSTAERLRVPIGVGEDGQPVMLDLKEAAQEGMGPHGLCVGATGSGKSELLRTLVLGLAVTHTSETLNFVLADFKGGATFTGMSQMPHVAAVITNLADDLTLVDRMGDAIRGELQRRQELLRSAGNYANMHDYEKARAAGAPLEPLASLVLVIDEFSELLTAKPDFIDMFIQIGRIGRSLGVHLLLASQRLEEGKLRGLDTYLSYRVGLRTFSAAESRTALGVPDAYHLPSVPGSGYLKFGTDEMVRFKAAYVSGTYRSGGPDLTVGPLPIERRPALFTAAPVPVVYAAPDPAALRGPGEDDALADTVLDVIVRRLEGQGVPAHQVWLPPLDDAPSLDQLLPGIAATAERGLNATEYTRPGGLIVPLGLIDKPFEQRREVLYRDFSGAAGHMLLVGGPQSGKSTLLRTLISSFALTHTPNEVQFYGLDFGGGGLSAVADLPHVGGIASRLDPERVRRTVAEVAGVLNRREEFFRANGIDSISTYRRRRAAGDLPGEAWGDVFLVIDGWGAFRGDYEMLDGVVQDIASRGLGYGIHVVLTASRYMEVRAALKDQILGRLELRLGDSMDSEFDRKVAANVPVGMPGRGQVAEKLHFMSALPRMDGSCDPETLSQATEAFVRTVKEAWQGPAAPTVRLLPRRLPADQLPKGFEYPQHGVAIGIDETNLEPVFVDFETDPFFLVFGESESGKTALLRHLAQKISERYSPDEAKIVVGDYRRSLLDVVPDTHLLEYAPLASALEMHMNALADLMVRRQPPADVTPQQLRDRSWWTGPQVFIIIDDYELVSTNAGNPLSVMVENLPFSRDVGVRFIIARSSAGASRSMYETFMQRIKELGAQGVVLSGDPNEGDVLGNVRPRPMPQGRGYFVSRKRGTPLVQLGWLPEQ, from the coding sequence GTGAGCCAGATCGTCGTCAAACGCCCGCCGCGGTCCTTGCCGCCCGAAGTGTCCTCGGACGAGCTGCGGCTGGAGGGTCCGCCGGAGCTGCCGCGCGGACAGCAGGAGTCGATGCTGATGCAGCTCCTGCCGATGCTCGGCATGGGCTCGTCGGTGGTGTTCTTCTTCATGCCCAACTCGGCGCCGTTCATGAAGATCATGGGCGCGCTGATGCTGGTCTCCACCCTGGCGATGGTCATCGCGCAGGTGGTGAAGTTCCGCAAGGGTGCGCAGGGGCAAGTGGCAGATGTCCGGCGCGACTACCTCAAGTACCTCGCCCAGACGCGGCGCACGGTGCGCAAGACCGCGCGCCGCCAGCGCGACGCGCAGCTGTATCTGCACCCGGCGCCCGAGCAGTTGTGGCCGGTGGTCGCGGAGGGCTCGCGGGTCTGGGAGCGCCGGGTCGGCGACGACGACTTCGGGCAGGCCCGGATCGGCCTGGGCGCCCAGCAGCTCGCGACCCCGCTGATAGCGCCGGAGACGGCGCCGGTGGACGAGCTGGAGCCGCTGTGCGCGGGCGCCATGCAGCAGTTCCTGGCGGTGCACGGCTCGCTGGACGGGCTGCCGATGGCGGTCTCGATGCGCGCCTTCTACCACGTGACGGTCTCCGGCGACCCGGACGCCGCCCAGTCGGCGGCGCGCGCGCTGGTGGCGCAGCTGGTGACGCTGCACTCCCCCGACGACCTGATGGTCGCCGTGGTGGCGGCGCCGGGCGCGGTGGCGCGCTGGGACTGGACGAAGTGGCTGCCGCACACCCAGGTGCCCGGCCAGGTCGACGGCGCCGGTACGAAGCGGCTGTTCGGCGACGACCTGGGCGAGCTGGAGCTGCTGCTGCACAGCAGGCTGGACGGGCGGCCCCGGTTCAGCCGGGACAACCAGCCGGTCCTGGACCAGCCGCACCTGGTGGTGGTCCTGGACGGCGGGATGGTGCCGCCGGACTCGGCGTTCGCGGCCGCCGAGGGCCTGCAGGGCGTCACCATCATCGAGGTGGTGCCGGGCGAGCTCGACGAGCCGCGCGGCGGCCTCTCGGTGGTCGTGCGGCCGAACCGGCTCCGCCTGGAGTCGGGCTTCGGCCTCGCGTACGAGGGCGTGCCCGACCAGATGTCGCTGCCCGCCGCCGAGGCGCTGGCCCGCCAGCTCGCGCCGCTGCAGATGGGCACCGGTGACGACGACGAGCCGCTGCTCGCCAACCTGGACTTCACGGACCTGCTGAACCTCGGGGACGCGGGCTCCATCGACGTGGCCCGCACCTGGCGGCCGCGCTCGACCGCCGAGCGGCTGCGGGTCCCGATCGGCGTCGGCGAGGACGGCCAGCCGGTGATGCTGGACCTCAAGGAGGCCGCGCAGGAGGGCATGGGCCCGCACGGCCTGTGCGTGGGCGCGACCGGCTCCGGCAAGTCGGAGCTGCTGCGCACCCTGGTGCTCGGCCTCGCGGTCACCCACACCTCGGAGACGCTGAACTTCGTCCTCGCCGACTTCAAGGGCGGCGCGACCTTCACCGGCATGTCGCAGATGCCGCACGTGGCGGCGGTCATCACCAACCTGGCGGACGACCTCACCCTGGTCGACCGCATGGGCGACGCGATCCGCGGCGAGCTCCAGCGCCGCCAGGAGCTGCTGCGCTCGGCGGGCAACTACGCCAACATGCACGACTACGAGAAGGCGCGCGCGGCGGGCGCCCCGCTGGAGCCGCTGGCCTCGCTGGTCCTGGTGATCGACGAGTTCTCCGAACTCCTCACCGCCAAGCCCGACTTCATCGACATGTTCATCCAGATCGGCCGCATCGGCCGCTCCCTGGGCGTGCACCTGCTGCTCGCCTCGCAGCGCCTTGAGGAGGGCAAGCTGCGCGGCCTGGACACGTACCTCTCGTACCGCGTGGGTCTGCGCACCTTCTCGGCGGCCGAGTCGCGCACCGCGCTCGGCGTCCCCGACGCCTACCACCTGCCGTCGGTGCCCGGCTCGGGCTACCTCAAGTTCGGCACCGACGAGATGGTCCGCTTCAAGGCGGCCTATGTGTCGGGCACCTACCGCTCCGGCGGCCCCGACCTCACCGTGGGCCCGCTGCCGATCGAGCGGCGCCCCGCGCTGTTCACGGCGGCCCCGGTGCCGGTCGTGTACGCGGCGCCGGACCCGGCGGCCCTGCGGGGCCCGGGCGAGGACGACGCGCTGGCGGACACGGTGCTCGACGTGATCGTGCGGCGCCTGGAGGGGCAGGGCGTGCCCGCCCACCAGGTGTGGCTGCCGCCGCTGGACGACGCGCCCTCGCTCGACCAGCTGCTGCCGGGCATCGCGGCGACGGCGGAGCGCGGTCTGAACGCGACGGAGTACACCCGCCCGGGCGGTCTGATCGTGCCGCTCGGCCTCATCGACAAGCCCTTCGAGCAGCGCCGCGAGGTGCTCTACCGCGACTTCTCCGGCGCGGCCGGCCACATGCTGCTCGTCGGCGGCCCGCAGTCCGGCAAGTCGACGCTGCTGCGCACCCTGATCTCGTCGTTCGCGCTCACCCACACCCCGAACGAGGTGCAGTTCTACGGGCTGGACTTCGGCGGTGGCGGTCTGTCGGCCGTCGCCGACCTGCCGCACGTGGGCGGCATCGCCTCGCGCCTGGACCCCGAGCGGGTGCGGCGTACGGTGGCGGAGGTCGCGGGCGTGCTGAACCGGCGCGAGGAGTTCTTCCGCGCCAACGGCATCGACTCCATCTCGACCTACCGGCGCCGCCGCGCCGCCGGTGACCTGCCGGGCGAGGCCTGGGGCGACGTGTTCCTGGTCATCGACGGCTGGGGCGCGTTCCGCGGCGACTACGAGATGCTCGACGGCGTCGTCCAGGACATCGCGAGCCGGGGCCTGGGCTACGGCATCCACGTCGTCCTCACCGCCTCCCGCTACATGGAGGTGCGCGCCGCGCTCAAGGACCAGATCCTGGGCCGCCTGGAGCTGCGGCTCGGTGACTCGATGGACTCCGAGTTCGACCGCAAGGTCGCGGCCAACGTGCCGGTGGGCATGCCGGGCCGCGGCCAGGTCGCGGAGAAGCTGCACTTCATGTCGGCGCTGCCGCGCATGGACGGCTCGTGCGACCCCGAGACGCTCTCCCAGGCCACCGAGGCGTTCGTCCGTACGGTGAAGGAGGCGTGGCAGGGACCGGCGGCTCCCACCGTCCGGCTGCTCCCCCGCCGGCTCCCGGCCGACCAGCTACCGAAGGGCTTCGAGTACCCGCAGCACGGTGTGGCGATCGGCATCGACGAGACCAATCTGGAGCCGGTGTTCGTCGACTTCGAGACCGACCCGTTCTTCCTGGTCTTCGGCGAGAGCGAGTCGGGCAAGACGGCGCTGCTTCGCCACCTCGCCCAGAAGATCTCCGAGCGGTACTCGCCGGACGAGGCGAAGATCGTGGTCGGCGACTACCGCCGCTCGCTCCTCGACGTGGTCCCGGACACGCATCTGCTGGAGTACGCGCCGCTGGCCAGCGCCCTTGAGATGCACATGAACGCGCTGGCGGACCTGATGGTGCGCCGCCAGCCCCCGGCGGACGTGACCCCGCAGCAGCTGCGCGACCGCTCCTGGTGGACCGGCCCGCAGGTCTTCATCATCATCGACGACTACGAGCTGGTGTCGACGAACGCGGGCAACCCGCTGTCGGTGATGGTGGAGAACCTGCCGTTCTCCCGGGACGTCGGCGTCCGCTTCATCATCGCCCGCAGCTCGGCGGGCGCGTCCCGCTCGATGTACGAGACGTTCATGCAGCGCATCAAGGAGCTCGGCGCGCAGGGCGTGGTCCTGTCCGGCGACCCGAACGAGGGCGACGTGCTGGGCAACGTCCGGCCCCGTCCGATGCCGCAGGGCCGCGGCTACTTCGTCTCCCGCAAGCGCGGCACACCCCTGGTCCAGCTGGGCTGGCTCCCGGAGCAGTGA
- the eccD gene encoding type VII secretion integral membrane protein EccD: protein MSTTAATGFCRVTVVAPDSRIDVALPEDIAVADVYPEILRLTGQTQPAGAPTGYHLVRRDGTVLDGARTLAAQQVLDGELLSLRPFAESLPPAVFDDVSDAVASAVTRDRHLWSDDLLRWAGLVGGVLLLVLMGFVLWYADPVDHDMHGLPGIIAGSAGLLLTAFAGVRARVYSDRASAVALGLGALPLLLIAGSGIIGPDHGDGPGKLQFLLGCVTVLVASVSLVVLTPSGDAPFVATTFLAATGTLATFVAILTESTATRTASVCAPVAIGLVAFLPGLSARFARLPIGYASPRSAAADDFGAEPSSAPEARPVDAERIAAQARRGHEMLLGLVGGCAATVVGSAAVLGFSDSLYGQLLALMAGLAMLLRARLFRYTSQVACVLVAGIAAIALLVLGLSLNPPGDLLYDFVRYGDRGSLDIRTIWLSAAVAAGAALITAIGLIIPKKGLSPFWGRTLDLAEGAVLLSLVPLCLAVLDVFDRARSLTSG, encoded by the coding sequence GTGAGTACGACCGCAGCGACAGGCTTCTGCCGGGTCACGGTGGTGGCGCCCGACAGTCGCATCGATGTGGCCCTCCCGGAGGACATCGCCGTCGCCGACGTCTATCCGGAGATCCTCCGGCTCACCGGCCAGACCCAGCCCGCGGGCGCGCCCACCGGCTACCACCTGGTGCGCCGCGACGGCACCGTCCTCGACGGCGCCCGCACCCTCGCTGCCCAGCAGGTCCTCGACGGGGAGCTGCTGAGCCTGCGCCCGTTCGCCGAGTCGCTGCCGCCCGCCGTCTTCGACGACGTCTCGGACGCCGTCGCCTCCGCCGTCACCCGCGACCGCCACCTGTGGAGCGACGATCTGCTGCGCTGGGCGGGCCTGGTGGGCGGTGTCCTGCTGCTCGTCCTGATGGGCTTCGTCCTCTGGTACGCGGACCCCGTCGACCACGACATGCACGGCCTGCCCGGCATCATCGCGGGCTCCGCGGGACTGCTGCTCACCGCCTTCGCGGGGGTGCGGGCCCGGGTCTACTCCGACCGCGCCAGCGCCGTCGCCCTGGGCCTGGGCGCACTGCCCCTGCTGCTCATCGCGGGCTCCGGCATCATCGGCCCGGACCACGGCGACGGCCCCGGCAAGCTCCAGTTCCTGCTCGGCTGCGTCACCGTCCTGGTCGCCTCGGTGTCCCTGGTCGTCCTCACCCCGAGCGGCGACGCCCCGTTCGTGGCGACCACCTTCCTCGCCGCCACCGGCACCCTCGCCACGTTCGTCGCGATCCTCACCGAGTCCACCGCCACCCGGACGGCCTCGGTCTGCGCCCCGGTCGCCATCGGCCTGGTCGCCTTCCTGCCGGGCCTCTCGGCCCGCTTCGCCCGGCTCCCCATCGGCTACGCCTCCCCGCGCAGCGCCGCCGCTGACGACTTCGGCGCCGAGCCCAGCAGCGCCCCCGAAGCCCGCCCCGTCGACGCCGAGCGCATCGCCGCCCAGGCCCGGCGCGGCCACGAGATGCTGCTCGGCCTGGTCGGCGGCTGCGCCGCGACCGTGGTCGGCTCCGCCGCCGTCCTCGGCTTCTCGGACAGCCTCTACGGCCAGCTCCTCGCCCTGATGGCCGGACTCGCCATGCTGCTGCGCGCGCGCCTGTTCCGCTACACCTCCCAGGTCGCCTGCGTCCTGGTGGCCGGGATCGCCGCGATCGCCCTGCTGGTCCTGGGCCTGTCCCTGAACCCGCCCGGCGACCTGCTGTACGACTTCGTCCGCTACGGCGACCGCGGCTCCCTCGACATCCGTACGATCTGGCTCTCCGCGGCCGTCGCCGCCGGCGCCGCCCTGATCACTGCCATCGGCCTGATCATCCCGAAGAAGGGCCTCTCGCCGTTCTGGGGCCGCACCCTCGACCTCGCCGAGGGCGCCGTGCTGCTCTCGCTGGTCCCGCTCTGCCTGGCCGTGCTCGACGTCTTCGACCGGGCCCGCTCGCTCACCAGCGGCTGA
- the rpsO gene encoding 30S ribosomal protein S15, whose translation MSLDAATKKQIMSEFGQKEGDTGSPEVQVAMLSRRISDLTEHLKTHKHDHHSRRGLLILVGQRRRLLQYLAKKDIQRFRALVDRLGIRRGAAGGAK comes from the coding sequence GTGTCTCTCGACGCCGCTACGAAGAAGCAGATCATGTCCGAGTTCGGCCAGAAGGAGGGCGACACCGGCTCCCCCGAGGTCCAGGTCGCCATGCTCTCCCGCCGCATCTCGGACCTGACCGAGCACCTCAAGACCCACAAGCACGACCACCACTCCCGTCGTGGTCTGCTGATCCTCGTGGGCCAGCGCCGCCGCCTGCTGCAGTACCTGGCCAAGAAGGACATCCAGCGCTTCCGTGCGCTGGTCGACCGCCTGGGCATCCGCCGCGGTGCGGCCGGCGGCGCCAAGTAA